A DNA window from Ostrea edulis chromosome 5, xbOstEdul1.1, whole genome shotgun sequence contains the following coding sequences:
- the LOC125649983 gene encoding dehydrogenase/reductase SDR family member 7-like yields MLDLLFYVFLGVVVLYAVLFILIVAGDCDLYLQFAAKFGKKPSTLKGKVVWITGASSGIGEYLAYELAKAGCKLCLSARREQELIRVKKECLLYGKVNENDILVLPLDVIKMETHSSATQHVLEYFNKIDILVNNAGRSQRALFEETSVDVDREVLELNVLGVLSLTKQVLPHMLERKEGHIVVMSSIAGKVSAPISASYTGSKHAIQGWFSCLAVETFDRNIAVTLLCPGPVFSNILDTAFTGKPGEEFKGKMNSSEKRMSTTRCAELCALAIANRLDEAWIALNPVLLFTYTYQYFPNLARVLGKRMGLKMLSKIREGNL; encoded by the exons ATGCTTGACCTTCTGTTCTACGTCTTCCTGGGAGTTGTGGTCCTATATGCTGTATTGTTTATCCTTATTGTGGCGGGAGATTGTGACCTCTACCTGCAGTTTGCTGCAAAATTTGGAAAGAAACCAA GTACTCTGAAAGGAAAAGTTGTATGGATTACCGGAGCTTCTAGCGGTATTGGAGAATATTTGGCATATGAGCTTGCCAAAGCTGGATGTAAACTGTGTTTGTCAGCTCGTAGGGAACAGGAGCTCATTCGAGTCAAGAAGGAGTGTTTAT taTATGGAAAAGtcaatgaaaatgatattttggtgTTACCTCTTGATGTGATAAAGATGGAGACTCATTCATCAGCCACTCAACATGTATTAGAATATTTCAACAAG ATTGATATACTGGTAAACAATGCTGGTCGCTCCCAGAGAGCTCTCTTTGAGGAGACATCAGTAGATGTGGACAGGGAAGTTTTAGAACTGAATGTTTTAGGAGTTCTCTCCCTTACTAAGCAGGTGCTTCCTCACATGCTAGAGAGgaaagaggggcatattgtagTTATGAGCAGTATCGCAGGAAAAGTCA GTGCTCCCATATCTGCATCCTACACAGGGAGTAAACATGCAATACAG GGCTGGTTTTCTTGTCTGGCTGTGGAGACCTTTGACAGAAATATAGCAGTGACCCTCCTCTGTCCCGGTCCAGTGTTCTCCAACATTCTGGATACAGCTTTTACTGGGAAACCTGGAGAG GAATTCAAAGGGAAAATGAATTCTTCTGAAAAAAGAATGTCTACCACTCGTTGTGCAGAGTTATGTGCCCTTGCCATTGCTAACCGTCTGGATGAAGCATGGATTGCTCTTAATCCCGTGCTTCTGTTCACATATACTTACCAGTACTTCCCAAATCTAGCTAGAGT tTTAGGCAAACGAATGGGACTGAAAATGTTAAGTAAGATACGTGAAGGAAACTTATGA